In Lewinellaceae bacterium, a single window of DNA contains:
- a CDS encoding T9SS type A sorting domain-containing protein, with product MKIGDVNNDARANALAGVEGRSFAGTFALNAEEAEVKAGGEYTVAFTAADIASVEGYQATLTFDNSALELVDIVGGAATEENFGLAYVNEGLITTSWNGKASAGEVLFSLVFRAKADAQLSELLGASSRITKAEAYKTNGSYQDVALTFSGKASAAASFELYQNTPNPFKGETLIGFNLPADDTVTLTISDVTGKVLRLVRLDGVKGYNNVVVNSNTLPAAGVLYYTVETSEYTATKKMVIIE from the coding sequence GTGAAGATAGGCGACGTGAACAACGACGCCCGGGCCAACGCGCTGGCCGGGGTGGAAGGCCGCAGCTTTGCGGGCACGTTTGCGCTCAACGCCGAGGAAGCCGAGGTGAAAGCCGGCGGAGAGTACACCGTAGCGTTTACCGCAGCGGACATTGCCTCCGTGGAAGGCTACCAGGCGACCTTGACGTTCGACAACAGCGCGCTGGAATTGGTCGACATCGTTGGCGGCGCCGCTACCGAAGAGAACTTCGGCCTGGCGTACGTGAACGAAGGGCTGATAACGACGAGCTGGAACGGCAAGGCAAGCGCCGGGGAAGTGCTGTTCAGCCTGGTGTTCCGCGCCAAAGCGGACGCTCAGCTGAGCGAGCTGCTGGGCGCGAGCTCCCGCATTACGAAAGCGGAAGCGTACAAAACCAACGGCAGCTACCAGGACGTGGCGCTAACCTTCTCGGGCAAAGCTTCTGCCGCAGCCAGCTTCGAGCTGTACCAGAACACGCCGAACCCGTTCAAGGGCGAGACGCTGATCGGCTTCAACCTGCCGGCGGACGACACCGTAACGCTGACGATAAGCGACGTGACGGGCAAGGTATTGCGCCTGGTTCGCCTGGACGGCGTGAAGGGGTACAACAACGTGGTTGTGAACTCCAACACCCTGCCTGCGGCCGGCGTGCTGTACTACACCGTAGAGACGTCTGAATACACGGCTACCAAGAAGATGGTTATTATCGAATAA